The Populus nigra chromosome 4, ddPopNigr1.1, whole genome shotgun sequence genome contains the following window.
CCATTTTTAAGGTCCatctctcctcctcctctctctcttttatatacatataatggtatgaatattattcatataaatatgatGTGGGTGTTATTTTATTGGATGATCAGATGGATCAAGATGATCATCATGCAAAACGTTCTCGTCGGTACGTTCCATTAACAAGAGAGCAAGAAGCACCCGTGGAAGATATTGAACCTGGAGAACTCAACCAGCCCATTAATGTCTCTCAGGTCCTGTACATTTTCTCTCTCGTACATATTGCCATGTATAACAATGTTAGATTCATCCTGAAATATCGTTTCTCATCTTTCTTGAATGGTATCAACAACTTCACGGTTGGTGACAATGGATCCTTGATAATATTTGAATAGCTCATTTTGAATGGATGTTTTGGAATGACTAGTATTACTCTACATATAATGTTCTGGTGATTGAAAGAGGAGGCAGGTAGGCTGCCCTAAATTCCTAGCAAGACCTATCTGTCACataattttcaaagaaattaattttattattagaattttCTGAGAATTAAATGCATGTTTTTTGGAAGGAAAGCAAAACTTGAAGTGATTGCATGCATTTTTGTGATGTAGAAGCTGGAGTATGtacttttattattgatttatcTTTCAGGTTTTTTGGTGTACAGAGGAAGTGCATTGAATGTGGACAATATCTACCAGAAAGGTATGAGCCTCCTGCTGATGAAGATTGGACGACCGGGATTCTTGGCTGCCTTGAAGATACTGATAGTTGTGAGTATGCTTTCATTTTGGCTCccattgtaataattttttttgttttttatcataatatattATGAAGTAAGGAATCATTTTATGTGTTGTAGGTTTCACAGGATTATTTTGTCCATGTGTGTTGTTTGGAAGGAATGTTGAACTGAGAGAAGATATTCCTTGGCCCAGTGCATGTGTTGGTCATGCAGTGTGTGTAGAAGGTGGAATTGCACTTGCAGCAGCCACTGCTTTCTGGAATGGTATTGATCCTAACACTTCAGTTCTCATTTGCGAAGGCCTCTTATTTGCATGGTGGGTTTGTGGCATTTACACTGGCCTCTTTCGAGAATCACTGCAGAAGAAATATCATCTCAAGGTGATTGATATATTGTAAACTACGATTTTCCGTTTCATAATTCATGCCTTGCATAAGCATCTCTGCATATCTCGTTGTTTggctaaattataaaaaattatcctgaATTTTGGATCAAATTGAACTTAGCTCTTcagctttattattattgttattttttatttgactagTACCTCAAACTATTTCTGATCCAAAgttcaaagtaatttttgttcATCTAGCCATTTTGTTTTGCAGTTTCTGTTTTTCTGCTTAGAAATATTGATTAACACCCGAAATTTAATATTGTTCTCTAAAGCCGATTCAACTGTGAAACTGTTGCAGAATTCTCCGTGTGATCCATGCATGGTGCACTGCTGCCTGCATTGGTGTGCCTTGTGTCAGGAGCACAGGGAGATGAGGAACCATCTGTCTGACCCTGCTGATATGCAGATGACTGTTGTTAACCCTCCTCCCGTTCAGGAGATGAAATCTGGCGAGAGCCAGGATTCTGCTTCATCTGCACCTGATGCTCCGTCTGTACAATCTTCTGGAAATGTTGAACATACTGGTTTAGAGATACAGCCTGTGTAGGATTATGGTACATCATACACGGATTGGACGAAGAGCTGACTTCTTTTTATAATGTTCTCATTACGTTATCTTACATTAATCCTTTGTCGGGGTCTTCAAGTAGAGCAATTCAAGCTGGAAATATGCATGATGGTGATTGGACTTGGCCCTTACTCTAGCAGCAAAATTTGCTATGAATGCCAATGATTGAACTACACTTCATAGCTCAAGCCATTTGGTTACTTAATTTGCTAATTTAATCTGTGACTTCACTCATATGACGCTTTGTAATATGTATGATGATTGATCAGAATTCTACAGTGAATTTCGATTGTATTGTTGAGCTCTTCCTTTGTATTACTGATGTCAGTCAGCAAGTTGGACATTGTCCTTGGAGTTGGTTCAGAAGTGCAGTTCTTCAGTTTTCTCTGAATCGTAGCTCCTGGGCTCCCATAGACACACAGTATTTAGTAACCAGGCAATCATTAAAAGGACACCGCCCAACTGAATCAAGGGAAATTAATGGGGAAAAGGAAgcttttttacatatataagaAGTTAAAAAAAGACAAGTATATCTCAAAGAAACCAGCACTTTTCAGCTTCATTTCATTCTTCTACAGAAAATATGAATGTTCTCATACTTAAATATTTGCTGGGAAACAAAATCTTAacagaaaataaagagaggCTATGGACTATATAAGGTATTTTCATATACATAAAAAGTGCATTTTCCTACAAAGGCAGCGAAGAAATGTAATCACAAGAAgtgaaatctaaaataaaatttcaagtaaCAGTAATACCGCACAAGGAAGAGAAGGCATGCACTACAGGAGTACCTAAGTCATGACCAGTTAAATTTGAGAGGGAGAAGGACTCTCCAGCATCAGGGTGGAACCCGATCATAGTttctaaaactatatatatattttaaatcatctaaaaattaACTAGTCTTTTCATGATTGAATTGGATGAtgagataaagataattttttttaaaaaaaattgactatgATAGCGattaatgattatttaattatttttaaatttataaaaattaattaattagttttaataagTAAAGAGTAATAAGTCATGCAACTCTTTTTCAAGAAGGATAGGTACAGGTCTATTTTCCAAATTCATTAGAGTTAATTTTGGGTGTTCTTTCTTGTCGTGATTttcccctttttatttttgtagataGTTTTATAGTCTTGATTTCAAAATTCCCAAACCTATATCAAAAAACTATATAGTctttaaattgaaacaaataaattgtttatttttagattaaaagttATTCAATTAGATAAATTGTTAAGCCTATCATACAaaatttacaatagttttctaACATAATTTATACCAATATATAGTATTAACATGctatatcatatttatatttcacatgatatataattatatatatatatataatctcaaatttattattttagaatcatagataaaacatgctttttacATACATAGAATCCCTTAAGTTATGAACAATATTAATTacgcataaaaattaaaaaaacaaaagataggAATTATGCGAAATTGAAATGCACAAAAtgttcaaatctttttttaaaatgaacgtCTTTGCATAGTCAATTATCAATAAGATTAGTCATAAAGATCAGATGactagagaagaagaaagaagatccAATGGCTAGGTTAGTAATCAGATCCGATAACATGAGACATTCCAATTTGGGATTTTCATTTCTAGGCTAATTAAACGGTGATCAGGGCGGAGATTTTAAGGATTTGGGATAAAACTACCCTATCTGATGGTCCATTGAGTTGATGTTtggtattttttctattttctttatttttttttgttatttacattcataacataaaaaaaataaaaaaataaaataaaattctcatgaATAGACTCTTTAAATGATGAACAAATCCATATGCATTCGCTCATCTAAAATGGAGTCAACCTCCAATTGCGTAGTGGTACTTATCTAGTATAGAATAAatctgtttctttttgtttctacaAACAGAATTGTGACATTCTaactaaaatactaaaaaataaatgaaatcctTTCTCCGAGATAATGGAGGTCCATAACATAgtaattcatttatattttttttagttttaattttttaaaaagatttagattgttttgatataatgatatcaaaaataaattttaaaaataaaaaatattattttgatatattttcttaagaaaaacactttgaaaatcaacctttaatacattttcaagcatatatcaaatttatgtttagtattataatagttattgcaattaaaataaaaaaatataaattattatgtttttaacaaaattttaagaGAGAGTTTTGAAAACTAatgcaaaattataattataattataaagagtattgattaactaaatatttttaaaattataataagaaacaaatataatttcagggTATCCACAACACTCCCACAcatttacaaaaagaaataaaataaaaaataaataagaaaacaagaaaaaggaagTCGATCGTGTCAATCAAGAAGAGACACACCATATGAACGAAGGCTCAATTAACCAATTAGTCAGTGCCTTGGTTTCATGGTGACATGTTATTTTCAACTGCAAATCTCTAAAAGGTAGCGTCATATCATCATCACGGTTATTTCGTCTCCATGGATCCAGCTTTCTCATCTCaatcttctttaattttccaTATAACAAAACCATCTCCCTTTCTtcatcaccatttttttttgcctGAAAGTTTATACCTcctatcttttctatttttaccaGAATGGCCAGAAGCTCACTTAAGGTTTTGGTTACTGGTGCTGCTGGTAACGTTTTTTATTACTCTAGTCATAGCATTTTCTTTCTGATATCCTTTACTTCTAAGACAACGTGGACAAAGTTTTGAGTTTCTTTAGCATGCTATTCCAAAACAAATAATGGAGAAAGGGAACCCACAAAACCACTTGGAAAGATTGCTTGGTGGATGTTTTCTTCAGACTGTGGAGATCTTTATAGTGCTTTTTCgcattcttaattaattaataggcCTTGTCTTGTACTTTTTTGCCTTGTTATGGAGGTGTTTGTGtagattctttctttcttcatcaTACTATATATTTAAGCACATCTTGGCAGGTAGGATTCCTCTATCTTCATTTCAACAGGAAACCTGTTGTTCTAGAGAGATGGATCATGCTGTATTGCTTCAGAAAATTCTTGTTGTTTCATTTATTGTTGCTCTTTTTTGGAAGATAATTAGATATATGTGCAACCTCCTTAATGTAGAAAAAGAACCTGTGAGGGTTCTTGTAACTGGTGCTGCAGGCAAGGCCCagatattaaatatttcatttggattttattttattcaatttattttcttttgtcatTAGTTAAAATTTTGTAGCAATCTGACTTTACAATTGATTCTCTGGACATTCAGTCTTTTTTTAGGCCAAGATGGCTGTAAAATCCAAGAATCATCTTTAGaacattcttattttttctacaTGGTTAGATCATACAAGTAATTCTTGGTTAACaatcctgtttatttttgtgtttaaaaaactttttaaaaaaaaattaaaattgatttttttatttatttcaaattaatatttttttagtgtttttaaatcattttgatatactatttttataaatgatttttaaaaattaaaaaaatattattttatacaacCGCTTAAATCTAATCATTCCAAGTCTCACACTAATTTCATCTCACAGGCCAAATAGGCTATGCTATTGTTCCAATGATTGCCAGAGGTGTCATGCTAGGCCCTGATCAGCCTGTAATTCTTCACCTGCTTGATATTGAACCTGCAGCTGAGGCCTTGAATGGGGTCAAAATGGAATTGATTGATGCTGCCTTTCCTCTGCTCAAGGGTATCATACCTTGTAATTCTGGTGCAAGTTAAGgtgtattttttcaattctatttgaGATTTCATAAATTTTGTATTGTATCTTGCTCAACAGGAGTTATAGCTACTACGGATCCAATTGAGGCTTGCATGGGTGTCAACATTGCAGTCATGGTCGGTGGCTTTCCTCGGAAGGAAGGTATGGAGAGGAAGGATGTGATGTCTAAAAACGTGTCAATCTACAAGGCTCAAGCTTCAGCCTTGGAGAAGCATGCTGCTGAAGATTGCAAGGTGGGAAAGCCTTTGAATAGCCCTGTGGGCTGTAGATTTTTTATTTCGGGGGGGGCTCGATTCTATGTTATATATTTAAGGAGTTTGAGATGGCATTGACCTTAGGAAGAAATAGGTATTAGACAGTGACGCCTGACTCTCCTGCGTTGACACATTTCGTTGCTTTTGTTTTGCAGGTGCTGGTAATCGCCAACCCAGCTAACACCAATGCACTCATCCTGAAAGAATTTGCTCCTTCAATCCCAGAGAAAAACATCACATGTCTTACGAGACTTGATCATAACAGAGCATTAGGCCAAATATCTGAGTGCTTAGATGTACAAGTTAGTGATGTGAAGAATGTCATCATCTGGGGAAACCATTCTTCAACTCAGTATCCAGATGTCAACCACGCGACTGTACAGACCAGCAGCGGGGAGAAGCCTGTCAGAGAACTTGTCTCTGATGATAAATGGTAATCAAATACGAAGTTTATACCCTCTTTAATATTCTTGTATCATTTCCATATGCTCCAAATATTGTCAGATCATTGTATTCTTTGGATATATATGCTTCACCAACAAGTTTTCCTTGTCTTAGGTTAAATGCTGAGTTCATCACCACCGTGCAGCAGCGTGGTGCAGCCGTTATCAAAGCTAGAAAACTATCGAGTGCATTGTCTGCTGCCAGCGCTGCTTGTGATCACATACGCGATTGGGTTCTTGGGACACCCGAGGTTGATTCTCTTACTCGGATATTTCTTGATCTTAGAAAATTTATAGTGAACTCACATCtggaaattgatgttttttttttccaggaaaTTACAATAGTCCAGTGGTCCCTTTTTGCTAATTTATCTTGTTTCTCTTTGTATCTTGTTTTCAGGGAACATGGGTTTCCATGGGGGTGTATTCTGATGGATCTTATGGGATTCAACCTGGCCTTATATACTCTTTTCCGGTTACCTGCGAGAAGGGCAAATGGTCCATTGTGCAGGGTAATCTCTACTTCCTTTTACTTTCTCCTATTTGTTTCACGCTTTGTATGGATCTAATCTGTCAACATTTTCTGCGAAATGATCTAAACTTACAAgtagtaaatttattttttagagagaaaCAATTAAAATCATCCCATTCATATCTCATTAGACACTGAGTCCTCTGGTCATAACAATGTCAGGACTCAAGATTGACGATTTCTCGAGGGCAAAGATGGACGCAACAGAAAAAGAGCTTGTGGAGGAGAAATCGTTGGCCTATTCATGTCTCAATTGATCATCCGTACGAGGAGAATAATGAAGGAGATCACTCTTAACATACCTATGAAGAATAAAGAAAATGCGCTTTTGCGTTGTAATTTCAGACGATGAATGATACATTGGTGCCTCTTATCCTACCAGTTGTGTTCTATTCTTTTATATACTTGATTCAGTTTCTAAATTTATCCTCTTAACATACTATTATGGAAAGAAGGCCACGATAATCCATTAcaaagaccaaaataaaatcatgcagACGATTAATGGCGCAGTTGAGAATTTTAACCATTAGTGGATCTGTGATTCAAGAACATAAGCTTTCTCTACTGGTCTCTCTCTAGCATTTTATTCTGCGTTCTGTTTGGTTCagtgttttattatttgatCTGCAACAATGACGAAGGATGCAGTCAGGATTCTGCTCACTGTAGCTACTGGTAATCTCTGCTTCTCTTATGAATTGCAGTTTTTCAATGGCCGGATTGATTGCTGAGAAAAACGTGGGAGCAAGAATGATAAATTTATCTTTCTATTCCTGATTTTAATCCACTCTTAGCCTAGATTTAGAGCTTTGTGGTGTCTGATCATTGAAATTTCCAAGGGATcttgaagaaatttaaaattccatttttttatttaaacttattTGTTCTGGTAATTATTGGAGGAAAAATTTTCAGCTTTGGAACCATCAATTTTCCGGGACAGGGCAAGCGGGCTATGCTCTTGTTCCAATTATTGCAAGGGGGCTCGTGTTAGGCCCAGATCAGCCTGTAATTCTGCAGTTGCATGGTCGATCTGCCGAGTCCTTGAAAGGGGTGGAAATGGAACTGGTTAATAAATGTTTGCCACCTTTACTATTGTGTTCTAATAAGATTTTCAAGTCAAGCTAATTCTTCTTGGTGGTGCGGATTTAACAAAATTCTTTCCCCTAACCTACAACAAGAAAGAAGCATTACCAAATCAACCCCAGTTGACAAATTTTAACTCGTTTAGGtggtttgaaaattttttattttgctttaaattaaattttttttatatttttaaaatattttgatattatgatgtcaaaaaaaaaaatttaaaaaaattattttaatatattttagaataaaaatcattttgaaaaataaccattaccatattttcaaacatcctcttaataaaatactaaaatcctCTTAATAAGATACTAAAATGCTCTTGCATGTGGGGAAGCCGggtttaaaaaacatctaatcTCATTCTTGCCtagatttgcttttttttttttgagataattCTTAAAATACACTACTTATGTGTCCCGGACTATGCCACATTGAAATCTGTTTTTGAAATACATTGCTAACGTgttcaaaaaacaaatgttattgGGATTATAGATTTAACCAAGTTCAATAAGTTAATAAATcacatttagaaaaaaaattaaaaaaaagcttgccgcaaggaaaaaaaacttaaagctTGATTCCTAGATAAtgcttaaagataaaattataaaaaaaaataaaaacaaaaggaaaaaaaacaacctgagTTAGTATGCACAACTCACGACTTTGATTACGAGAtcatgataatctcataaaaaaaaattaaaaaaatacaatgcccATTTCCCAACAACCAAAAGTAGAAGGatgatatagaaaaaaaaaaacaagattaaaaaacaccaaaaaaacccACAATTTATGAAATCCAATTCTCAAACTAACTCAATATTGATAGATAAAACCGAAAAATATTGTATCTTAGGAAAAcaacctaaaaatatatatcgaGTCAATCcgggttaacccgccaaacctACAACCTATGTTATGAAACTATGGTTACATGGTAATCCTAtagaaaggaaaatgaagaaaatcacgaaacctaatttttatcaaacccaatattaaaggataaaattgaagaaaaaaatcagtgtaaaaaaaagatctaaaaaaaccTGAAGCCAACCGagttcaacataaaaaaaataatgaaacacaaattttaatcaattcagcatcgaatgatgaaattaaaaaataaattcaatttaaaaaaaatgacttgaacagaaataacaaaaatgataagGATCAAATATGACATAAACAATGATAAGAgacctttaaatttttaataaataaatgctaATCTCgaggagagaaaaagagaaaagagagaggagaagaaaaaaatatattacatcaACATGAACTTCCTTACTAGGAAGGATGTGCCACTTCAAAGGCTACTAAGAAAGGTTCGAGCCCTATAGTTGCTTATATAATAGctattggaggcttacatgatcgttaactttagggtccgtgggattagtcgaggtgcgcgaaagctgacccggacacctatgttaaactaaaaaaaaaaaagatagtgtCCAAAAGCCACACATGGCAActttcttcagccatatttgttttagttttaattatggTCTTTTAAcacttattattttatattaataaagttttattttattttttttaaatttagctttAATTAACCAAGCTCCAAAACTTTTTCTCGAGATTGTGAGGTCTCGGAACTAAAACAAACAACTAAATCAAGGGCCAAGCACCATGAAATTTTCACCAAAGTCAAAACCCAAATAAAGATAATATGAAagaatctaataaaataaaagttagttacacaaaaaaagaagagaacacGAGTTCATCCCCTAACTATACAAATAAGTCCATGATgttagcaaaaacaaaagagaatgaATATTTATATGAGCTTTAAATTTGGCATTTCaagctctatttttttaaaaaatcaatgaaaatcaAGAGTCCACGCAAAATGTATGatctgttttaatttttctcttaatatGGGTAAAGTTTTTCCAAATAAATGTCATAGTAATTTGATTTGTTATGTGAATGTTTCCTTTCTTGAGATTGGTGGATGCAAAACCGTAagaagttgaatttttttaaggatgTAGTAGAGGCTGAGGTTTGTGCAgggggataaaaaaaaacatgaaaaaaactaggaaaaacTAGTTTCTTACAAGACAAGGTTCATGTATAGATAGATTGTACTTAACCTCAGCTTCGCTTATATTGCACCACTTTGCTGGCTGATTTCTcaaagttataaaattaaatcactcttttatttatttatttttatgttttacagCCATACAGTATCCCCGGTCAATTTTGGCATTACAAAAAACTATATCAACTCCTTCCCTCTCGTCCAGGTAAGACGATCAACGAAAGACCAGGGAATATATACGAATTTTACTAGTCAAACCAAGGGTGTTAGAGAGATTGCAAAAGTACTGTTGCAATGCTTTGAATCTTAACCATCGAGAGATTCTTTGATCATATCCATATCAGTTTTCTCCACTTTTCCCTCTCAAGCACTTCgttttgttttctgtttgcTTGAGTGTTTTATCATTTGATCTGCAACAATGCCAAAGGATGCAGTCAGGATTTTGGTTACCGTAGCTGCAGGTAACCTTCCGATTTTATTAATCTTCTTTAATGTTGTCGAGAAAGATTTAGGGAGGAGAGAACAACATCAAAATCTTTCTTCATAATGTTCTTCTCATAATTTTCCTAATTCAGGTCCATTCTTACCAAAACAATCATGAATAAATtcttaatgttgttttttttatagccgAAAATTAGTTATGAAAACCAAATCGAGAGAATAAGAAACTTAAAGTTGAACTTCCGAATTATCAATTTTCCTGGACAGGGCAAATAGGCTATGCTCTTGCCCCAATGATTGCAAGAGGAATCATGTTAGGGCCAGATCAGCCCGTAATCCTGCACTTACTTGACATTCAACCTGTTGCCGAGTCCTTGAAAGGGGTGAGAATGGAACTAATAGATGCTGCCTTCCCTCTTCTCCAAGGTATAGCTCTTTGTTTTGAGGGTTAGTTTGATGTAGATTTCACCAGCTGCTGCCGTCAAATGCTTGGCATGAGTGTATTGCATTTGTGGTTCCATAGGTATTCTCGCTACAACGGATGTCAATGAAGCTTGTAAAGGTGTTAACATTGCTGTTATGGTCGGTGGTTTTCCCTGTAAGGAAGGAATGGAAAGGAGAGATGTGATGCATAAAAACGTACCAATCTTCAAGGCTCAAGCTTCAGCTTTAGAACAACACGCGGCTCCTGATTGCAATGTTAAAATAAGCAAGGAATTGACTTCAGTCAATTTGCTGGCATTGTAATCGAAAGGTGATGTCTTTTACTGCTTTTCTTTGCAGATCCTGGTGGTTGCCAATCCTGCAAACACTAATGCACTCACTTTGAAAGAATTCGCCCCTTCAATCCCAGTTAAGAATATCACATG
Protein-coding sequences here:
- the LOC133690896 gene encoding cell number regulator 6-like: MHFCDVEAGVCTFIIDLSFRFFGVQRKCIECGQYLPERYEPPADEDWTTGILGCLEDTDSCFTGLFCPCVLFGRNVELREDIPWPSACVGHAVCVEGGIALAAATAFWNGIDPNTSVLICEGLLFAWWVCGIYTGLFRESLQKKYHLKNSPCDPCMVHCCLHWCALCQEHREMRNHLSDPADMQMTVVNPPPVQEMKSGESQDSASSAPDAPSVQSSGNVEHTGLEIQPV
- the LOC133691642 gene encoding malate dehydrogenase, cytoplasmic-like isoform X2, coding for MARSSLKVLVTGAAGQIGYAIVPMIARGVMLGPDQPVILHLLDIEPAAEALNGVKMELIDAAFPLLKGVIATTDPIEACMGVNIAVMVGGFPRKEGMERKDVMSKNVSIYKAQASALEKHAAEDCKVLVIANPANTNALILKEFAPSIPEKNITCLTRLDHNRALGQISECLDVQVSDVKNVIIWGNHSSTQYPDVNHATVQTSSGEKPVRELVSDDKWLNAEFITTVQQRGAAVIKARKLSSALSAASAACDHIRDWVLGTPEGTWVSMGVYSDGSYGIQPGLIYSFPVTCEKGKWSIVQGLKIDDFSRAKMDATEKELVEEKSLAYSCLN
- the LOC133691642 gene encoding malate dehydrogenase, cytoplasmic-like isoform X1 — protein: MDHAVLLQKILVVSFIVALFWKIIRYMCNLLNVEKEPVRVLVTGAAGQIGYAIVPMIARGVMLGPDQPVILHLLDIEPAAEALNGVKMELIDAAFPLLKGVIATTDPIEACMGVNIAVMVGGFPRKEGMERKDVMSKNVSIYKAQASALEKHAAEDCKVLVIANPANTNALILKEFAPSIPEKNITCLTRLDHNRALGQISECLDVQVSDVKNVIIWGNHSSTQYPDVNHATVQTSSGEKPVRELVSDDKWLNAEFITTVQQRGAAVIKARKLSSALSAASAACDHIRDWVLGTPEGTWVSMGVYSDGSYGIQPGLIYSFPVTCEKGKWSIVQGLKIDDFSRAKMDATEKELVEEKSLAYSCLN